In the genome of Phocoena sinus isolate mPhoSin1 chromosome 15, mPhoSin1.pri, whole genome shotgun sequence, the window ACAAGCCTGTTCAAAGTCTGAGGCAAGTGGATGGTGCACTTGTGGAAAGTGGCCAGCAGGGAGCACCTGTGGCCATTGGAACTGAGGTCTGAGGCTCCAGGCTTTCCAACAAAGACGTGAGACTTTCTGATTTTGTTTGTGGTAAGGCAGAGTCTTGACCTGGGGGTGTGGAAAATTTATAAGGAGTTCCTCGACCAAAGAGTTAACAACAGCTGTAACATTAACGGCGGACGTTGTAGCTTATTCATTAATCATAAGATAATACTTAACAAACTTAAATAGCATTTACTCTCTGCTTTGGGGGAGGTACTATTGATATCAGCACTAttctacaggtgagaaaactgaatccTAGAGAAATAATTAACTGGCCCAAGCGGAGACCAGGACTGGAAATCTGACAGCCCTGCTCAGGGTCTGTGTCCATTACTCTACCTGAATgtttggcacagagcaggcactaATGCTGGTCGTCACCGGTTTTCAGTACCCAGGGACAGACTCTCATGTTATGAATTTGCACATCAGCTCATGAGCTCAGTGGGGCAGGTGGGACTAACCCCACTCAGGAGACAGCAGACGAGAAGGCTCAGGTGACTCCGGGGTTGGACCAGCTCAATTTGAGCCCCATATCTCTGTGATCTCCAAGCAAACTACTTTAACCCTCTGTGCCTCACtcttcttctctgtaaaatggggacaatagaACCTTCTTCCAAGGGGTCGTGTGAGGATTAATACTCTAAGTCTACATCAGGGCTCAGAACAGAGTCTGGCATATAATTATTCACTTCAACAGTGGCTATAATGGTCCCTGTTGAGGAAAGTGGCCCTGAGAAAGGTTAAGCAATTTGCTCAAAGCTAcacaggcagagctggggtcAATAGCAAAACTCTACGTGATTCCTAAGCCCATGTGTAGATAGTGGTTCTTCTCAAGGATTTGTCAACTGAACAAATAGTGGATAGGTTGACTGGGTTCAGGGTTGGTCTACAAATTGGGGGTTGATGAGGTGGTGAGATTTCATGCCCACCGAGTGGGCTGCCATGATGTCAGGCATTATTACTGGGTTTGCTTCTCAGAGTATCAGGGAATCACAGAACCAGCTGGAAGGGCCTGTAGGGATATCCCAGCTCAGGGCTCTTCAAACTGAATCCAATCGATACCTCAAGGTCATCTTGGGGTTGGAGGGACAAAATGAAGGCCACCTGCTTCAATCAGAGCAGCTCTGTTTTGATCTATTTTAAAGTATTCAGCTGCTCTACAAGATTCATTTGACTAACCGAgttatggcttaaaaaaaaaaaaagaaaaagctttcaaacttCAAAACCACAGAGATGGTCCAATTCCCTCATTTGACAAATAGAGAGACCAAGACCCAGAGTGGATCTGAGGCTCCACAGTCAGTTGGTGACAGGGCTGGGAAGCCTCCACTGACTGCACCCACCTGCCTCTCTAGACTAGAAGTGAAGATCAGGCCACCAGGTTGACTCCTTCCTGTCCCTGGGCTCTAAGTGTACCTCTGCTCCTTGATGCACAAGGGCCTAGAACCTGTTTCCCTCCTGTGGTTTCTATTTTCCTGTCTGTGCCACGAGGAGAgtggttcttgccccagtccgtGAACCTCCACCCAGCAAGGTTTCTGCCAGTTTGATGGTTATAATTTAGCAACAGGCCAGACTATTGTTTCCCCGGGGCAGCGCCCACTGAAGGGAAAATGCCAGGTCTTGATTTCCATAGGCCTCTGGCATTCCAGACTCTGAAAGGTAAAGTCTTTTATTATACCTCTGCCCACGCCCCCCCATGATTTACGTACTCAAATGAACTCTGCCTCAGGCATCTCCAGAAGGCCCAGCCCTAGGCCCAGGCGCCCCGTCTCCCTTAACACCTTCCAGGCTGCGAGCCACACCCCCTTCATTTTCGCCAGGCCCAGGCTCCAACTGACCAGGCTGAGCTCTTGTTTTGCCCTTTGGGCTTTGGCACAGGCTGCTTCTTCTGCCTAgaatacccttccccctcctcttcatCGGCCTAACTTGTACTCATCCTTCAGGGCTCAGCCTAGAGACCgcttcctctgagaagccttctcaGATTGCTCCTGGACTGGGCTAAGTGCTCCAGCCGTGTACTCCCATAGCAGACTTTTCCTCCCCTGTTTTCCCACAgatagagagagaatgagaggctAGAAGTAAAAAGCACTCAGGCTGAGGGTGAGAAGAGCTGTAGAAAGTGAAGGGAAGATGAGATAGAAAATGGGGTTTTAAGAAGCGTTTGTGTGATTtatggacattttaaattttgctggATACTGCATTCTTTTGGCACTGAGCCAGGACCCAAGTGGTCCTGGCTCTCTAAGAGATTCAGTTGTTTAGTAAGTGTAACCCCTGGGAGGACAGCAAtactttccattttgttcactgctgtatcccctaAAAGTAACATAGTAATTTAGGCAAGCTACTCCACCTcactgggccttagtttcctcatctgtacttcacttcatctctgtgcctcaatttcctgttctgtaaaatggagtGACAATTACCTATCTGTGGCCAGACTATTACATCAGTGGCTTCCAGTGAACCATGCCTCCTGGGACTCATGGTGTAAGTCCCTCCCACACTGACTGAGGGCTGGGCATgggacttgctttggccaagggGACATTAGTAAGCATGGTGCAAGCGGAGCTTGCTCATTTACGGCTTGGTCCCTTAGAAGGTTCCCTCTTGGAACCTCGCTGCCAGGATGTAAAGGAGCTCTGGTTGGCCTATTGAGTGATGTGGGGCCACTGGAGAGAGACTTGGAGGATGAGCCACCATCTCGGACATTCTAGCCCCAGGCAAGCTCTCAGCAGAATGCATCCACAAGAGGAACCTCAGTTTCACCACGTGGAGCAGAAAAACCACCCAGCCAACCCCAGTCAACCCCACAGAATCATGGGAAATAATACGTTGCTGTTTCAGACTACTAAGCTTTGGAGTGGTTGGTTACAAAGGAATAGATAACAAAAATCTCACCCTAGAAGGTTGATGTGAGGACTACATGAGTTAGTACATAGAAGGCACATAGAAAAAGCATACTTTAATCctgagcactcaataaatgttagctattattactgttattactaTAGTATGtgatcaataaacatttgttgaagagataATTGCcttcctgtccccctccccagacTTCCCCATTAGACTCTCACCTGGGCTGAGAAGTCGATGAGTCTTGGCAATGGCTGCTTGCTGCCTTCTTCACTTTTGAGGAAGTCCAGCAGGCTGCCTGTGTCGGGGAGGGTGGAGCAACATTTACTACTCTCAGGACTTTAGCGTGTGGTTAAGATCGTTCATAGTAATggatttaaataaaagtatttaccGCTCCTAGCGTTTGAGAAACAGAATTTGGGCGTTTGGAAAACGACTTTGTGATTGCCAGACTGGTCCCTTGACTGAGACAGCTTTCTGAGGCTGGATGACTGGGGGCATGGTTTTATAAGGTTGGCATAATTGTGTgtttagaaaatgataaaagctTTGAGATTTTGAATCACTCTAAATGGAGGTCATGTGAGATGTTTCTGTATATAGAGAAATGGGCAGGGATTGAAAATGATTGGGAAATGGTGGTCTAAAAGAAAAATCCCTGAGACGTCCTGGATTGTGTGTAGGCAGGGTGGGGGCAGCCTGGAACGGAGGCTTTGTCAACTCTTAAGGTTGACAAAGGTCTTAGTGCTTTGAGTCTTTTTTCTGGAGCATTGGTCCAGCTAGGGAAGGTGGCTGATGGTGGGGGGTGGTTTAGGGAGTCACCCCGGGCTCTAGGGCTCACAGTGAACCCCTAGAAGCCTCTTCTCCTATCACCCAGAGGGATTCTGGCCCCATCCGCTCTCCCAGGGGCCCATGTGCTCCCCTTCTCCTGGCATCCCCCTAACAGGATTTCACCCCCTCAAACAGGAGGGTGGGGTGGACGGATATGAAGATGATCAGTGAGCTCATGTCAGAAGAGCTCCTGGCCAGACTGGGGAAATCTTGAAGGCAAGAACCTCGACAGAGTCACCTTTGACTCTGCAATTGACCCGGAGGAGCCACAGCCTGCATCCCCAGCTCCCAGCATGTGGCACCTTTGGCCATGAACTCTGTGATGATGTAGATGGGCTCCTCCGTGACCACAGCATGCAGCTTCACCAGCTTGTCGTGCTGCAGAGTTTTCATCAGGTTGGCTTCTGCCAGGAACGCGTCCACAGACATGCTCCCGGGCTTCATGGTCTTCACGGCCACCTTGGTGTGCTTGTTGTAGGTGGCTGGAGTGGAACAGGGAGCAGGAAAGGTGGTCAGGACCCACTGCTCTTTCCCCACAGTTCTGGAAGACCTGGGTGCAGACCTGCCTCCTCCAGGACGCCTTCCCTGCCCATCTCAGCCCttagagagagaaggggaaacatGGGCTTTGGCCTTAGACAGATGTGGGTTGGAGGGCCGGTttaccacttcctagctgtgtgcccttgggcaagtcactcaacctcccTGAACtgtggtttcctcatctgcaaaggcTCTTTCAGGGATTAAAGAATAACCTTAAAACATCACTCAGATTATGTCACTCACTCACACACCTACCTTTGTTTTGTCAGACATTCATACACATACTATCTTTGCTTAAAATGGTTTATTTAATCTTAACACTGCTCTCAAAATAAATACCAGTTTCATCATGGTCCATAAGGCCCTGCATGATCTGGCCTTGCCCACCTTGCCTCATCATCCACCAACACCCCCCTTACCTTTTGTGCACCAATCAGCCTGCGTATCATTCAGCCCCCAAGCAGCCAACTCCCTTTCCCACCACGGggactttgcacatgctgttccctcacCTCACCCTACTCCTTCCCTGCTTCATCTTGTTGATCTTGTAAATCTCGTTGTTGCTTGTGTTTCCATGTTTGccttggctgccaggaagctctAATCCAGAGTTGAGGTCTTCCTATAGTAAGAGTCTAAGGCCTcatataatatattttgttttccaaCCTCATCAGCCCAATCTGTCTTACCTTCCTCTCCATACTTTCTCTGCCACATTCTCTTattcagtgcctggcatatagtaggctctcaataaatatagttaaaataCGTGGattttaaccttatttttttctggctgaatTGTTTGCATATCTGTAAGTTGTCTTCACTCCCATTTGGAATGTGGTGGAGTATAAACACAATGGGGGGCACCAGGCACTGGGCCAGGCATCGTGTCTAACCCACAGTCCTGCAAAGCAGGCTTTGCTATTTTTAGGTTATTAGAGGCAGGACAGCAGGGGTGGAATATGACTTTTTGGTGCTCCACAATGCCCCAGCATGGCGCTGGGCACACGGCAGGTGCTCAGAACAGCTTGTTCATCAGCTGCCAACACTGAACTCACCTGGAAATCTCCAGTTATActtacccattcttttttttttttttttttttgccacgctgcatggcatgtgggatcttagttccccaaccggggatcgaaacccgtaccccctgcattggaagcacagagtcttaaccactggatcaccagggaagtcctatattctctcccattcttaATTTTCATCATCCTAAGAGATGTTCAGGTTATCTCAACACCCAACTAATACACTGTCCCAGCTCCATGTGAGGGAGCAGATTCCTCATCTAGGACTCCTGCTTCCCAGAAGAAAGTGTTTGACCCCAACAGGACTGGCCTCAAAGGCAAATCAGTGTTTGCATGGCAGGACAATTTGGTTTGCTATCAGAGAGGAACTGAAGAATTGCTCCTTTATGGTTATTATTCAAATCTCCCCTCTGCCCTGGGTGGCATTCCCACTTTGCCTCAGGCTGTTCCTGAAAGCAAggacctccctctcccctccttcccctccccactctggcCCTGGGTCCTTACCCATCCAGACTTCCCCAAACTGCCCAGCTCCAAGTTTCTTCTCCAGCCTGAGGGACTCCCGGGGGATCTCCCAGGCATCTTTCTCCCAAGGCTTCTGGGGTTTGGAGGACATGCAGGGCACTGTCAGCTTCTGGCAGAGTCCGTCGCTCACCTCTGGAATAGAGTCCCTGATCAGCTGAGGGCAGCCAGCTCCAGGCCAGCCACAGGCTTCCCCTTGGGGGCTGCCCCACCTGGTCCACTGTATCTGGCCCATGTTCCAAAGGGTTGCGCCTATCAGGGACATCCCCAAGAGAACAGAGCATGATGAGATGCCACCTCTGCCCTTCTGCTCAAAAGGCCTTCAGGAGAATCCGAAGCAACTATTTGTCTGGGGAGGAAGCATCAGCAGGCCTCAGAGGCTGCAGTGCACACTTGACCCGGATTCCTGGGAGGCAGGCCCACCCACCTGCGCCCCCGGTTGGAAGGCAGCCCCAGTAGAactcactctttttttgtttgtttggctgtgtcccacggcatgtgggatcttagtttcctgatcagggattgaacctgcaccccctgtattaaaagcgcggagtcttaaccactggatcgccagggaactcccaggacTCACTCTTGTAGTGGGCCACCAGCTCCTGCAGGCTGCTGAAGGTGCTCCGGGGGGAGATGTAGAAGCCCCCATTGTCCAGGGTCCGGATCTTATAATGTTTCACTGTGTCCCCGTGCTGGGGGTCGTAGTCTCGCACGGACAAAGAGTAGCTCCCTGCGTGGGCCAGAGAGAAACCCCTCAGGAGTGGACTCTCGGAG includes:
- the HCK gene encoding tyrosine-protein kinase HCK isoform X5; protein product: MRGRRAEFLFYLPLITWGCSLPWASISPSDRMGCVKSKFLRDGGKVSKTEPNTSPHSALYVPDPTSSGKRWPDSSNGNPPGSTEAGSEEIIVVALYDYEAIHHEDLSFQKGDQMVVLEESGEWWRARSLATWKEGYIPSNYVARVNSLETEEWFFKGISRKDAERQLLAPGNVLGSFMMRDSETTKGSYSLSVRDYDPQHGDTVKHYKIRTLDNGGFYISPRSTFSSLQELVAHYKKVSDGLCQKLTVPCMSSKPQKPWEKDAWEIPRESLRLEKKLGAGQFGEVWMATYNKHTKVAVKTMKPGSMSVDAFLAEANLMKTLQHDKLVKLHAVVTEEPIYIITEFMAKGSLLDFLKSEEGSKQPLPRLIDFSAQVKTLPYHKQNQKVSRLCWKAWSLRPQFQWPQVLPAGHFPQVHHPLASDFEQACVSVWSGQKSRLPK